One stretch of Burkholderia oklahomensis C6786 DNA includes these proteins:
- the uvrB gene encoding excinuclease ABC subunit UvrB, which produces MSEHHPDTRDDLDESKFVTFDGSPFQLYQPYPPAGDQPTAITTLVEGVEDGLSFQTLLGVTGSGKTYTMANAIARLGRPAIVFAPNKTLAAQLYSEFREFFPRNAVEYFVSYYDYYQPEAYVPQRDLFIEKDSSINEHIEQMRLSATKSLMERRDVVIVATVSAIYGIGNPSEYHQMILTLRLGDKIGQREVIARLIAMQYTRNEQDFQRGTFRVRGDTIDIFPAEHAEMAVRVELFDDEVDSLHLFDPLTGRVRQKIPRFTVYPSSHYVTPRETVMRAVETIKEELRERLEFFHREGKLVEAQRLEQRTRFDLEMLQELGFCKGIENYSRHFSGAAPGEPPPTLVDYLPSDALMLLDESHVLIGQLNGMYNGDRARKENLVDYGFRLPSALDNRPLKFPEFERKMRQVVFVSATPADYEQRVSGQTAEQVVRPTGLVDPAIEVRPASTQVDDVLSEITERVKADERVLITVLTKRMAEQLTEFLADHGVKVRYLHSDIDTVERVEIIRDLRLGTFDVLVGINLLREGLDIPEVSLVAILDADKEGFLRAERSLIQTIGRAARNVNGKAILYADRITDSMRRAIDETERRRAKQIAFNEQMGITPRGVVKRIKDIIDGVYNADEARAELKEAQQRAKFEDMSEKQIAKEIKRLEKQMADYAKNLEFEKAAQTRDQLALLRERVFGANVGDHVSGVE; this is translated from the coding sequence ATGTCCGAACATCATCCCGACACCCGCGACGATCTCGACGAATCGAAATTCGTGACGTTCGACGGATCGCCGTTCCAGCTGTACCAGCCGTATCCGCCCGCGGGCGACCAGCCGACCGCGATCACGACGCTGGTCGAAGGCGTCGAGGACGGCCTTTCGTTCCAGACGCTGCTTGGCGTGACGGGCTCGGGCAAGACCTACACGATGGCGAACGCGATTGCGCGGCTCGGCCGCCCGGCGATCGTGTTTGCGCCGAACAAGACGCTCGCCGCGCAGCTCTACTCGGAATTCCGCGAATTTTTCCCGCGCAACGCGGTCGAGTACTTCGTGTCGTACTACGACTACTACCAGCCGGAAGCGTACGTGCCGCAGCGCGATCTCTTCATCGAAAAGGATTCGTCGATCAACGAGCACATCGAGCAGATGCGGCTGTCGGCGACGAAGAGCCTGATGGAGCGTCGCGACGTCGTGATCGTCGCGACGGTGTCGGCGATCTACGGTATCGGCAATCCGTCCGAGTATCACCAGATGATCCTGACGCTGCGCCTGGGCGACAAGATCGGCCAGCGCGAAGTGATCGCGCGGCTGATCGCGATGCAGTACACGCGCAACGAGCAGGACTTCCAGCGCGGCACGTTCCGCGTGCGAGGCGACACGATCGATATCTTCCCGGCCGAACACGCGGAGATGGCGGTGCGCGTCGAGCTGTTCGACGACGAAGTCGATTCTCTGCATCTGTTCGATCCGTTGACGGGCCGCGTGCGGCAGAAGATCCCGCGCTTCACCGTCTATCCGTCGTCGCACTACGTGACGCCGCGCGAAACCGTGATGCGCGCCGTCGAGACGATCAAGGAGGAGCTGCGCGAGCGTCTCGAGTTCTTCCATCGCGAGGGCAAGCTCGTCGAGGCGCAGCGGCTCGAGCAGCGCACCCGCTTCGACCTCGAAATGCTGCAGGAGCTCGGCTTCTGCAAGGGCATCGAGAACTATTCGCGGCACTTCTCCGGGGCGGCGCCGGGCGAACCGCCGCCGACGCTCGTCGACTACCTGCCATCCGACGCGCTGATGCTGCTCGACGAATCGCACGTGCTGATCGGCCAGCTGAACGGAATGTACAACGGCGACCGCGCGCGCAAGGAGAATCTCGTCGATTACGGTTTCCGGCTGCCGTCGGCGCTCGACAACCGGCCGCTCAAGTTCCCCGAGTTCGAGCGCAAGATGCGCCAGGTGGTGTTCGTGTCGGCGACGCCCGCCGATTACGAGCAGCGCGTGTCCGGCCAGACCGCCGAGCAGGTCGTGCGGCCGACGGGGCTCGTCGATCCGGCGATCGAGGTGCGGCCGGCGAGCACGCAGGTCGACGACGTGCTGTCCGAGATCACCGAGCGCGTGAAGGCGGACGAGCGCGTGCTGATCACCGTGCTGACGAAGCGGATGGCCGAGCAGCTGACCGAATTCCTCGCCGACCACGGGGTCAAGGTTCGCTATCTGCACAGCGACATCGACACGGTCGAGCGGGTCGAGATCATCCGCGACCTGCGGCTCGGCACGTTCGACGTGCTGGTCGGGATCAACCTGCTGCGCGAGGGCCTCGACATTCCGGAAGTGTCGCTCGTCGCGATCCTCGATGCGGACAAGGAAGGCTTTCTGCGCGCCGAGCGCTCGCTGATCCAGACGATCGGCCGCGCGGCGCGCAACGTGAACGGCAAGGCGATCCTGTACGCGGACCGGATCACCGATTCGATGCGCCGCGCGATCGACGAGACCGAGCGCCGCCGCGCGAAGCAGATCGCGTTCAACGAGCAGATGGGCATTACGCCGCGCGGCGTCGTGAAGCGGATCAAGGACATCATCGACGGCGTCTACAACGCCGACGAAGCGCGCGCCGAGCTGAAGGAGGCGCAGCAGCGCGCGAAGTTCGAGGACATGTCCGAGAAGCAGATCGCGAAGGAAATCAAGCGGCTCGAGAAGCAGATGGCCGATTACGCGAAGAATCTCGAGTTCGAAAAAGCCGCGCAGACGCGCGACCAGCTCGCGCTGCTGCGCGAGCGTGTGTTCGGGGCGAATGTCGGCGATCACGTGAGCGGGGTCGAGTGA
- a CDS encoding amino acid aminotransferase: MSLFSAVELAPRDPILGLNEAFNADARPTKVNLGVGVYTNEDGKIPLLRAVRDAEKARVEAGLPRGYLPIDGIAAYDTAVQKLLLGDDSPLIAAGRVVTAQALGGTGALKIGADFLRTLNPKAKVAISDPSWENHRALFETAGFEVVAYPYYDAKTNGVNFDGMLAALDSYEPGTIVVLHACCHNPTGVDLNEAQWAQVVEVVKARKLVPFLDIAYQGFGESIEADAAAVRLFAAADLNVFVSSSFSKSFSLYGERVGALSIITDSKDEAARVLSQLKRVIRTNYSNPPTHGGAIVAAVLASPELRASWVQELGEMRDRIRAMRNGLVERLKAAGIERDFGFINAQRGMFSYSGLTSAQVDRLREEFGIYAVSTGRICVAALNTRNIDVVANAIAVVLK, encoded by the coding sequence ATGTCGCTCTTCTCCGCTGTCGAACTTGCCCCCCGCGACCCGATCCTGGGCCTGAACGAAGCCTTCAACGCCGATGCGCGCCCGACCAAGGTGAATCTCGGCGTCGGCGTCTACACCAACGAAGACGGCAAGATTCCGCTGCTGCGCGCGGTGCGCGACGCGGAAAAGGCGCGGGTCGAAGCCGGCCTGCCGCGCGGCTACCTGCCGATCGACGGGATCGCCGCCTATGACACCGCCGTGCAGAAGCTGCTGCTCGGCGACGATTCGCCGCTGATCGCGGCCGGCCGCGTCGTGACGGCGCAGGCGCTCGGCGGCACGGGCGCGCTGAAGATCGGCGCGGACTTCCTTCGCACGCTGAACCCGAAGGCAAAGGTCGCCATCAGCGATCCGAGCTGGGAAAACCACCGCGCGCTGTTCGAAACGGCCGGCTTCGAGGTCGTCGCGTACCCGTACTACGACGCGAAGACGAACGGCGTCAACTTCGACGGCATGCTGGCCGCGCTCGACAGCTACGAGCCGGGCACGATCGTCGTGCTGCACGCGTGCTGCCACAACCCGACGGGCGTCGACCTGAACGAAGCGCAATGGGCGCAGGTCGTCGAAGTCGTGAAGGCGCGCAAGCTCGTGCCGTTCCTCGACATCGCTTATCAGGGCTTCGGCGAGAGCATCGAGGCCGACGCGGCCGCGGTGCGCCTCTTCGCGGCGGCGGATCTGAACGTGTTCGTGTCGTCGTCGTTCTCGAAGTCGTTCTCGCTGTACGGCGAGCGTGTCGGCGCGCTGTCGATCATTACCGACAGCAAGGACGAAGCCGCACGCGTGCTGTCGCAATTGAAGCGCGTGATCCGCACGAACTACTCGAACCCGCCGACGCACGGCGGCGCGATCGTCGCGGCGGTGCTCGCCTCGCCCGAACTGCGCGCCTCGTGGGTGCAGGAGCTCGGCGAAATGCGCGATCGCATCCGCGCGATGCGCAATGGCCTCGTCGAGCGCCTGAAGGCGGCCGGCATCGAGCGCGACTTCGGCTTCATCAACGCGCAACGCGGCATGTTCTCGTACTCGGGCCTGACGTCGGCGCAAGTCGACCGCCTGCGTGAAGAGTTCGGCATCTATGCGGTGAGCACCGGCCGGATCTGCGTCGCGGCGCTCAACACGCGCAATATCGACGTCGTGGCAAACGCAATCGCCGTCGTGCTGAAGTAA